A DNA window from Pyrus communis chromosome 3, drPyrComm1.1, whole genome shotgun sequence contains the following coding sequences:
- the LOC137729666 gene encoding uncharacterized protein, with product MEKKQGFFSALKDEVVRGLSPSRSRASSPARSGSPMTGLLRRKKQNHHGNGHGVQLVAQPDALIGRSGSLRPVMEGPDPDGGELGDSKRVGSGLGQWMRGQLSRTPSMSSVAHNNSKRSDLRLLLGVMGAPLAPLHVSTTDPFPHLSIKDTPIETSSAQYILQQYTAASGGQKLQNSIKNAYAMGKVRMVASEFETATKVMKTRNASRCAESGGFVLWQMSPDMWYVELAVGGSKVHAGCNGKLVWRHTPWLGAHTAKGPVRPLRRALQGLDPRCTASMFTDARCIGERKINGEDCFILKLCADPQTLKARSEGPAEIIRHVLFGYFSQKTGLLVHMEDSHLTRIQSNGGDAVYWETTINSFLDDYRPVEGIMIAHSGRSVVTLFRFGEMAMSHTKTRMEEAWTIEEVAFNVPGLSMDCFIPPADLRSGTISEASELPHDERGKGGGIAVAAHRAKVAALEKEHNANVDSLTWKMEV from the exons ATGGAGAAGAAACAAGGCTTCTTCTCTGCTCTCAAGGACGAGGTGGTTCGGGGTCTCAGCCCCTCGCGGTCGCGGGCCAGCAGCCCGGCTCGGTCTGGGTCGCCCATGACGGGTCTGCTCCGGAGGAAGAAGCAGAACCATCACGGAAATGGGCACGGCGTCCAGCTGGTAGCGCAGCCGGACGCGTTGATTGGGAGATCCGGGAGCCTGAGGCCGGTGATGGAGGGTCCGGATCCGGACGGAGGGGAACTTGGGGATTCGAAGCGGGTCGGGTCGGGCTTGGGCCAGTGGATGCGAGGGCAGCTGTCGCGGACTCCCTCCATGAGCTCCGTCGCGCATAACAACAGCAAGAGGTCTGATCTGAGACTGCTGCTTGGAGTCATGGGTGCTCCTCTCGCCCCCCTCCACGTCAGTACCACCGACCCTTTCCCCCATCTCAGTATCAAGGACACTCCCAtc GAAACTTCCTCTGCCCAGTACATACTGCAACAGTACACAGCGGCATCTGGTGGGCAGAAGCTGCAGAACTCGATAAAAAATGCTTATGCCATGGGAAAGGTTAGGATGGTTGCTTCTGAGTTTGAAACGGCAACGAAGGTGATGAAGACCAGAAATGCCTCTAGATGTGCCGAGTCAGGTGGGTTTGTGCTCTGGCAGATGAGTCCGGACATGTGGTATGTAGAGCTTGCGGTGGGTGGCAGCAAGGTTCATGCCGGTTGCAATGGGAAGCTTGTCTGGAGGCATACACCGTGGCTTGGTGCTCATACTGCGAAAGGACCAGTGAGACCCTTGCGTCGGGCACTTCAG GGTCTAGATCCAAGATGTACGGCTAGTATGTTTACCGATGCAAGATGTATAGGAGAGAGGAAGATCAATGGTGAGGATTGCTTCATCCTCAAGCTTTGTGCTGATCCTCAGACTCTGAAGGCCAGGAGTGAAGGCCCTGCCGAGATCATAAGGCATGTGTTGTTTGGTTACTTCAGCCAGAAAACAGGGCTTCTTGTTCATATGGAGGATTCACATCTGACCCGCATCCAATCCAATGGTGGCGATGCTGTTTACTGGGAAACCACAATCAATTCATTCCTTGATGATTACAGGCCTGTTGAAGGAATCATGATTGCACACTCAGGGCGTTCCGTGGTAACCCTATTCAGGTTTGGTGAAATGGCAATGAGCCATACCAAAACAAGGATGGAAGAAGCTTGGACAATTGAGGAGGTTGCATTTAATGTTCCAGGTTTGTCAATGGATTGCTTCATCCCCCCAGCTGACTTAAGATCGGGGACAATCAGTGAAGCGAGCGAGCTTCCacatgatgaaaggggaaaggGTGGTGGGATTGCAGTAGCAGCACATCGGGCCAAAGTTGCTGCGCTGGAGAAAGAGCACAATGCTAATGTTGATAGCCTGACCTGGAAGATGGAAGTCTAA